One window of Triticum dicoccoides isolate Atlit2015 ecotype Zavitan chromosome 5A, WEW_v2.0, whole genome shotgun sequence genomic DNA carries:
- the LOC119303953 gene encoding sphingoid long-chain bases kinase 2, mitochondrial-like: MASPATPRPALIRPRASRSRSQLGAVSLASDHAAATASSGRRRDYVFVVNPSGANGRTGKQWKQLLPFLHTRLADQCNICECITSGPSHAIDVTREAIKDGADAVIAVGGDGTLHEVVNGFFWKGSPVRALDRGPDHLTALGLIPLGTGSDFARTFGWSNDPRQAIDRIVRGVKSKLDIGMMEGPNGDPHFFINVADIHLSAKAGYFASMYKRFGNLCYVLGALRGFWGHTNRDLRIKVNGGEWRTVDKVTALCVGNAKYFGGGMKITPTVDPFSGDLQVVIIQDFKWYSFLLKLHRLYGGTHLTVNGVSSIRVQSVEVAEVVPNGDVFVQSDGEHFGFLPTKFSVLPGAVDFFS, from the exons atggcctcgccggcgacgccgaGGCCGGCGCTGATCCGGCCGCGCGCCTCGCGCAGCCGCTCCCAGTTGGGCGCCGTCAGCCTCGCCTCCGACCACGCCGCCGCCACGGcctcctccggccgccgccgtgactaCGTCTTCGTCGTCAACCCCTCCG GCGCCAATGGCCGGACGGGCAAGCAGTGGAAGCAGCTGCTCCCCTTCCTCCACACCCGCCTCGCCGACCAATGCAAC ATTTGCGAGTGCATCACTTCGGGCCCGTCGCACGCCATAGATGTCACGAGGGAG GCTATAAAGGACGGTGCTGATGCTGTGATCGCCGTTGGCGGGGATGGGACGCTTCATGAG GTGGTGAATGGCTTCTTTTGGAAAGGAAGCCCGGTCCGTGCTCTCGATCGAGGGCCTGATCACTTGACGGCACTTGGT CTCATCCCACTTGGAACTGGCTCAGACTTTGCTAGGACATTTGGATG GTCAAATGATCCCCGTCAGGCGATTGATCGAATTGTGAGAG GAGTTAAATCAAAATTAGACATTGGCATGATGGAAGGTCCAAATGGAGACCCACATTTCTTTATAAATGTtgctgacatccatct GAGTGCCAAGGCAGGTTATTTTGCTTCTATGTACAAGAGGTTTGGCAACTTATGTTATGTTCTGGGAGCTTTAAGAGGCTTTTGGGGTCATACTAATCGAGATTTGAGAATAAAG GTAAATGGAGGAGAATGGAGAACAGTTGATAAAGTCACTGCTCTATGCGTTGGAAATGCCAAGTACTTTGGTGGTGGCATGAAGATTACTCCAACAGTTGATCCTTTTAGCGGTGACCTTCAG GTTGTTATTATCCAAGATTTCAAGTGGTACAGTTTTCTTCTTAAGCTACATAGGCTGTATGGAGGCACACACTTAACGGTGAATGGCGTGTCATCAATAAG AGTACAATCAGTTGAAGTGGCAGAAGTGGTGCCTAACGGCGACGTCTTTGTGCAATCTGACGGGGAGCATTTCGGTTTTCTTCCGACCAAATTCTCAGTTCTGCCTGGCGCAGTAGATTTCTTCAGCTAG